TGGTGGGGTGAGCGTTATCTTACAAAATCTTCTCGGTGTTTAGCTGGGTTAAGGTGTAGTGACTGTGAAGGCTGTAGCATTTCAATACATTATCAATGTGCTGATACAATACATATCATTTTCTCACCAAGTCATTCAATAAGCCCTGCTGCACTGACACATCTGTATTTGATATATCTCTCCGCTCTTTTATTCAGGTTTTTCCTTCactttgccccccccccccgtatGTAGGCCTGTGGATTCATTAGCTGAGTGACTGCCGACTGACCCACCCAGGGTGAGAGGGCCAGTGTTTTAGAGGGTGAAGGGTTAGTTTGAAGGGGTTAAATCTCTGCAAACTCGACCCGTCACTCACTCATCTCATTAGCAATTATATGACTAAGAAGCTCATTCTAGCCTAACAGAGTGGAAACAGTCAGCGTTTTACTGGCTCTCCGTCTGTGGGGGACAGATTGCCTTCAGAGCTTGGGCTGACTCACTTTCATGTGTGGAGAGCGCCTCCTGCTGGGCCTGAATCTGCTTACACTACATATATGAATCAGACAGAGAAGGGTTCTCTCATCAAGCTCAGCATttagacacaggttaaagttgTAGAGGCTGAGATAGATCCTACAGTTTTCATGATGCAACCCAGTGGTGTTTTTTGTTGGACCCTCCTGCCTGATAAATGACTATGATATATTTGTACACCAGAATATTTTGGCTGGATGTTCACCATCatataagaaagaaaaatgggAAACAATTCAATTTCAGGATGAAGACATTTGTATATGTAATAAGAAGGAAAAagacttaattttattttattatcttgtttttttttgtacaattaTTGAATTATTGGGAAAATTCCACGTTCACAAAAAGAGATGGACTCCAAACACgaatttgcactttttttttcctttactcaAGTGCTGCAACAATATGGCACCACAATAAGAGGCTTATTAAAACTGATAGACTGCTACATTTGATTATCTTTTTGATGGACTGATGATACATTATCTTGaatttatatctttttttttttttgcaataaatgtgtttaacaATAACCTCAATTGTGGCTAAAATACAATCAAGTGTGTAACAATACAAATTCAAACTCCGAAGTGagctttgtttttatgttttaagtaTTGAtattcttgtttttacatattttgtgtGCTCTTATGAAATGTGCTCTGATATATGTACAGTAGAGCTGTtcctgtttttatgtatttcatgtgttttttgtagctttcatcacacacacaggaactaCAGTTGAGTAATAGCCAAGTTAACTAAATTGGCACAGACATTATGTGCACGGTCCCTGTAGCTAATCTTAAACCATatgaagacacaaaaaaattgaTCTTTCTctaaagaaaactaaaataaatgccCATGTGTTTCAAATGTTCAAAGTTCCTAATACAGGCTTTCTGTTATAAGACTCAAGAGAAATCAGAGATGTTATCtgggttattttctcagacatTAGGGACTGTTCCTTACTTATGTtgggggaggggtggtgcaaaaagagagaggaatgtcaaatcattttttaagccCTTGGGAGGGActtctgtttttgattttggcttAGGAAAGGAGGgatatacaaatttaaatggttgtattctgtatttttaacaagcaatttttaaagaaatcagcCTTTAAATTTGCCAaaattaggggctgtacacatgccaaGACAGGAACAGAATAGGGTGCACAGAATCATTCCATAACTCAGAcagctcactttcaacaggtcagatagtaatattcaggtggatgatgatgaagaggaggaggatgtggaagGGAtacagggagggagtggtgacagtcagataggtaactccagtggagagaggaaaaggagtgaatgtgtctttttattgtgtCACGTATTGCAAATTTTTGCAatgaatagaacaataaaacacatcggaatcagtgtgcaaggtttctgtgcgtaaGGATTTTTTGGATGACGTATTAAAAAGCACATCTGAATAAACAggctcagtgtgcaaaggccttaagtttaaaaaatctaataactcatTTTTGGTGGAGGGAgagtcatgcattttccacctgtcactcagggaggctcagagaaaaatatttgcAGCTTTGGgtaacagttttaaaaaatgaaaataaaaaacgaaGTCACACCCCAGTCACCCACCCCTTcttctgataagtaaagaacagtctcTTAGTGGGCCAGCTTTACTCATAGGTAAATTCATTTGTGGTAACTTGGGGGCTGGGGTGGAAAAGAACAACcgaaagtaaataaaaatgactatAATATTCTGCTTGTTAGTTTAAATCTGTACAGGCTACTTGCATTGTAAATATTGTGCAGCCTGCTTTAACTTTAATGCACTGAACCACAGTCATGAGAGTAAAACTTCtttgcagcagagagggagaaagacaagGATAAGGGTGCATTGATGGGCTGTGGGAGTAGTTTGCtttcagggctttctgccaggAAGGGATTTCTTCAGGGGGGGTGGCTGCTCACTTCCTAGTTTGACGTACATCTCTACGTCATATGGTCAGTGCCCCTGCAGTGCCTGGTGGTGCCCTGTGTCAGCGACTCTGTTTACTGCTCTGCGGTAAGGTTTCACCCATCATGTGGAGCTCTCTGTGAACATGCATCACTTTggacttttattatttataaaggTGTCGGTCAGAGTGTGTCGGTCCAGCAGGCTGCAGGCCATCTTTAATGGACCTGGACTAAACAAGTAGGCCTTTGTAAAGTTGGACTGTGGGTCAGGATGAGTGGGTGAGAGTCTAAAGCGGCATCTAGTGGCGCCTCTATGGGACGCATCTTCATCTGAGTTAAAACTCTGGACTTGTGTGAATGTTATGATATAGTGACAATATAGTTTTGTAGTTAAATAAGTGTGAGCATCCTGTGTGGATATGTTTAGTGTCACTTGTGGTAAAGAGGAGATTGCAGCGGATGTTTGGAGTTTGTGTCAGAGGAGCAGAAAATGAAGGCTGCCGCCGGCGGCGCTGCAGATCCTCCATCATCGTCAACATCATCAGGAGACAATAgcgcagggaggaggaggaggaggcagcacCGGGCTCCCTCGCCGGCTACAGCCCAGGAAGGGCCAACCAAGCGAGCTCCGAGACGCAGAGACAGGCCCAGATCCCCTGCGCCCGCAGGAAGGAGCAGAAACACCGGGGTGAAGGAGAGTTTAAGATCCGCAGACGGAAGGGAGAGGGAGCCCGAGAGCCGCGGCGGGGCAGCTGTTCACCCGGATGGTGCTGAAGCTGATGTAGTCAGACCAAACAGGGCGGATGCTGTCGGGGAAGATCCGACAGATTCATCATCAGCATCAGCCCGTCGCTCCGCTTTGCGCCTGCCCTGCCTCAAAGGCGACTCCTCCCTGCGTCTGTTGCCCGGCAGAGCGTCGCTAGAGAAGGGGAAGAAGCCCGGAGAGGAGGCGGCCGGCCGCAGGGAGAGGAGCGGCGCGTCTGTGGGCTGCGGCGCGGGCCTCGGTTTGGGTTTGTGGAGAGGAGGATGCTTACAGGCTGAACTCATCCAGTTCCACCTGCACAAGAGACTGAGGAGGAGCGGGACGAGGATGCAAAACACGGCGGATAACATGGAGACGCAGGAGGCCGCGCTGGGAGAGCCGGAGCCGGCTGCAGAGGCGACAGAGGCGGGGTCCGTGACACAGCACGACCAGGCCTATGAAGACGAGATGGAGAGGCTGCTGGAGGAAAATGAAGATCTTAAGGTTTGATGCATGGCTGTTTTTATGTAGGATGGTGCTCTGGCATCAGCTAGGGACGATTTCAAATGTGGTATGAGGATGCAATTTGTCACCTCAACAGAATCCACTGCAAAACAGCCATTCTTGggacagaaaaacatgtttgcatTTAAAGCCTGTGGGCCCATAACCACATTACATTACTGCACTGAATCTTGTGTTTGCACTGTCATAGATAAGCAAGCATCACTTGATTTGTCTGGTAAACATCCTCCCTGTCTTACAGAACATGAAGCTAAGACCCAAGTTGAACATACCCCAGCTACAGATAATTGGTTATTGATCAAACTGGTATGGATCTGCTAGGATCAATGATATCATGTGTCAAAATGAGGGACAACCAAGAGAGCTGACAGCTGGGTTTGCATGTTTATAtgccagcagctgcaggaaacaTCTACTGCAAAGTAGGCACAGTGATAAATAAAATTCAAGTAACTCACATCTATTAATTTCAGATAATTTTCAGATTTAAAACCATGTGCACGTGTCTGAAGCTGCCTATATCTGGCTCAGCTCCAAAACATCCATTACTGCCTCTGTGGAGTCAAAAGTCAGATTTCTAAAAACCACAGACAGCCGAGATTAAACCATCTCATAACTGTGACACATAATCTTCACTCTGCACCCACCAGTGTGAAATCGAGGAGATGAGGACCGAGATGGACGAGATGAGGGACACATTCTACGAAGAAGACACGTGTCAGCTGCAGGAGATGAGGCGTGAGCTGGAGAGGGCCAATAAAAACTGCCGGATCCTGCAGTACCGTCTGAGGAAGGCCGAGAGGAAGAGGCTGCGCTACGCCCAAACGGGAGAGATCGATGAGGAGCTGCTCAGGAGTCTGGAGCAGGACCTGAAGGTGCAGAGGAGAGGGGAAGGAATTAGTATTCTCATTAATGTGCAAGCTGTCAGTGTAATCACAAACACAGTCACCATGGTTTTAGCTTTGACTCCTATGCATATGGCAGGTTTTTAAGttgagtttatttattattattttgttttagaaGGGTATGCAATCACCCAAAGATAGCAGAGTTTACTGATTGTATCCTCACACTAACCATACAATGCAGGTAGCGAAGGATgtgtctgtgaggctgcacCACGAGCTGGAAAAGGTGGAGGAGAAGCGCacaaagacagaggaggagaacgAAAAACTGAGACAGAAACTCATAGAGGTGGAAGTGACCAAACAAGCCCTGCAGAATGAATTAGACAAAACCAAAGAGGTAAGACAACACTGACATAGATGGCTACTAAATAATGTCATTATCGCCCAATTTTAGGCCCCCAAAAAGTTGTAAACCATGCACATTCATTCATCAGTTCATTTTCCATAATCCTGTCAGGGGTCgcgggagggctggagcctatcccagctgacactgggtgagaggcagggtacaccctggacaggtcaccagactatcacagggctgacacatagagacagacaaccatccacactcacattcacacctacgggcaatttagagtcaccaattaacctgcatgtctttgaactgtgggaggaagctggagtacctggaggaaacccacgttacactgggagaacatgcagactccacacagaaaggctcccccaccccaggtttcAAACCCCAACAcacatgggaaaaaaatataaGATATTCAAgcattaaattttcattttaccACCCTCCAACAGTCTcagaagagaagaggaagcaaGGACATCCAGAAGACTGGGAAATCAGCACAGACTCCTACAGAGGTGAGATGTTTGTACAAATAAAGATGTAATTCGTCATCTTTTTCTCTTGTTCATCGTGGTGAATATTTGCGAGAAGTCTTGTCATGAAGTTGTATGAATTCCAGACATCAATAAGACTCATTAAAGTAGAAACAGACTTCTTTCCtcgcctgatatcagacagaattgtcaactcaTTACACTCCATTTCTattttcagtctgacattgtgtCCACTCTAACGGATTTCTGTTGGGAGACGGAGATTCtattttccctaaccaatcactagGGACCAACATATCCACCTGAATGTAACATTATTTTAAGTCCACATTGATgcgtagccatgccaacatacttGATTGGCCCgggttttaagagtggagtGGAGCAAATAAAAGTAAACTATGATGTCAGGTAATATTGAGAGGACGTAGATACAGACCAGCCTCGACAGCAGCGTCTATCTTGTCTATAGTTCTTGGCATTGCCGTTATTATTTCTCATTGGTTCGGGTGCACTGCTTGACAACTCTTGACAACACCCTGCAAATGGTATTAGTCCTGCCCCtggcgctgattggctgattgagTCTCCCTGTTGTgctcattggttgttttttattttaaccgaGAAACCACTGTTTTATGTCACAATACCAGACGAGATTAGTCAACTCAAACTCGGCAGAAAGGACAGATTTAAAGTTCTGGACCCAGGCATTGGTCCTGCCCATGATGCTAATTGGCTTATTGAGTCCCCGCATGGCGCTcattggtctttttttttttttttttaattttaacccaGAAACAGCTGTTTCGTGTCACAATGCCAGACGAATCAGCCAACTGGAACTCAGATGGAATGGATGAATTTAAAGTTCTGGACCCAGGCAAAACTTTTTCCCTTTAGTgtttccaagtggtattattgttgACGCCActgtcacaaagacaacaaacTGCTTTCCGTTTTCCTCAGAGTCTAGCAGAGtcagtttccacagttactttggtTGGTCCATTGTCCACCATTTCTGCTATGGGGTAAGAAACTGCAAAGACCATAAGTGCTTTATCGTAGGCAATTGAACTTGTTTGAgttttcttgaagatgtttcgcttctcatccaagaggcttcttcagaaCTGAAAAAGCCTCTTGGGTGGATTAGATAGGAAGTTCtcggatgagaggcgaaacgtcttcaagaaactcaagcaagtccagttgcctacaatatagcacttatgattaccatgacctggatgactgagaatcttcaccgacaaacTGCAAAGACCTTACACTGATGCTCTATGATAACTAGGGATGGCTACCGATAGCTACCAGGGAAACAAAAGTGTTATCCTCTTGTCTTGGTTGCGCACTGGTGGATGCACTTCCTTTGTGGCAAATATCCAGCCTTCATTTTCCTGGTTCATCGTAACAGGTAGCAGAAAGACTTGCATAGTGAAAACAAGCCGCATAGGGAACCAATTGAAATGCTGATGACACcattattctatagccattacGTTATGAGCATTTACTTGATATTGTCGAGTCAAAGCAAAAAcatgtctgtttccactttaaaagaagaagaagttaaAACACAGTGGTTTAGATCATATAATAAAATTCTGAATTGCCAGTCTCCCTTCACGCAATTAAAGTTATATtctaagaaaaataaataaccagAAGCACATAACTAAGTAAGAAAACCTGAGTTTAAAATCAAAGTGCAGGATGCCGTCATGCCAATATTGCAACAAATCAGATCAAGTTGTAGCAGTCAGTGAGTGCAGTGGGCAGTGTTTGATTATGTTATTCAGCAATCTGATGGCCTGTGGGTAGAAGCTGTCGGTCAGTCTTGTTGTTCTGGATTTCACACTCCTGTAACATCTGCCTGATGGCAGGAGAGTGAAGAGACTGTGGTTGGGCTGTGTACTATCCTTGATGATGTTGTGGGGCCTCCTGATGACCCTGGTGTTGTAGATGTCCTGAATGGATGGGAACGCTGCTCCTGAAGTGAGTTGTGGAGTTTTTATTACACGCTGGAGGGCCTTCCTGCTCAGGACAGGAAGGACCCTTGTAGATCCCGCAGGTTTACAGTACCTCACATCCTCACATAATGCTCAAGTCAAACATTCTGCTTGGCACCTCAGGCTAAAGGCCAAAGCTCCATTTGTTTGAAGAAAAGTAtatttaaatgaaagctgagagtttGCAGAGCTCTGGGAATTACTTTAGACTTAGCAGACCTCCTTCATCCTCTCAGTCCAATGATAGATAACGACTGGCTGCGCCACAAAATCTTCTCTTTAATCTTAAGTCCTTCCGTCTTTACGTCTTATTGCGGAGACCAACCTTGTGAACTTCAGGATTAGGTTTTAACTGTTTCTACTTAAATTCTACATAGTATTTACAGTCTGTGTTGTCTCTGTGCTCCAGGAGGACAATGAGGACCTGAAGTGCCAGCTAGCTTTCATCAAAGAGGAAGCGGTGCTTATGAGAAAGAAGACAGCCAAGATCGACAAAGAGAAGGACCGTCTGGAGCAAGAGCTGCAGAAGTACCGCTCCTTCTATGGGGAGCTGGACAGCACCCATCCTAAAGGAGAGGCTGGGGGTCCGCCCACCACCCGTGAG
The sequence above is drawn from the Epinephelus moara isolate mb chromosome 12, YSFRI_EMoa_1.0, whole genome shotgun sequence genome and encodes:
- the LOC126399060 gene encoding protein SOGA3-like, whose protein sequence is MKAAAGGAADPPSSSTSSGDNSAGRRRRRQHRAPSPATAQEGPTKRAPRRRDRPRSPAPAGRSRNTGVKESLRSADGREREPESRGGAAVHPDGAEADVVRPNRADAVGEDPTDSSSASARRSALRLPCLKGDSSLRLLPGRASLEKGKKPGEEAAGRRERSGASVGCGAGLGLGLWRGGCLQAELIQFHLHKRLRRSGTRMQNTADNMETQEAALGEPEPAAEATEAGSVTQHDQAYEDEMERLLEENEDLKCEIEEMRTEMDEMRDTFYEEDTCQLQEMRRELERANKNCRILQYRLRKAERKRLRYAQTGEIDEELLRSLEQDLKVAKDVSVRLHHELEKVEEKRTKTEEENEKLRQKLIEVEVTKQALQNELDKTKESQKRRGSKDIQKTGKSAQTPTEEDNEDLKCQLAFIKEEAVLMRKKTAKIDKEKDRLEQELQKYRSFYGELDSTHPKGEAGGPPTTRESELKLRLRLVEEEANILGRKIVELEVENRGLRAELDDLRGEGEGAGSSGCGAMGGPGAGRGLGDDLTELRQQLQLVEDEAELLRRNLADAEDQNKRVTAELNKLRFKAGTHEGGARHGGGAGGAAGGGGIDGAKAEVLQEELKAARLQINDLSGKVMQLQYENRVLLSNMQRYDLASHLSLRPSPRDSDAESDAGGATSGRRESDEDSTSSRLVPPHRKREGPVGGESDSDEVRNNNGSSRCLTPTRGLYTPTGPEGAASSALARFLPGGRCSLRERQQMTDIRLEAERLVRTIDRLIADTATIISEARVYVSNGDLMFGRGGEEGGEDDGSRIREHELLYRINAQMKAFRKELQTFIDRLDVPRPEDREAEEPLSMFQPIILLILILVLFSSLSYATIFKLVFLFTLFFVL